From one Streptococcus pneumoniae genomic stretch:
- a CDS encoding DUF6287 domain-containing protein: MKKQWMTKSAMVLVTASLLLGACGNKAEKASDASSSTAKVEQSSTKASSKASKMNEKSSSEMNQASEETQTSTSSQETTTSNNENQEATEKKETAAASAIDVNALINGDFSSIAGTWQNDKGETLVFSNDGLVSEDRQLLTNDVVAGRAHFTIAPKVVGEGGASGLLVMPTGVAAPGGTVYTQDAIVVAQSMSEEAHPYYKTN, translated from the coding sequence ATGAAAAAACAATGGATGACCAAGTCAGCAATGGTATTAGTAACAGCTTCACTACTTCTTGGTGCGTGTGGTAATAAAGCAGAAAAAGCAAGTGATGCTAGCTCAAGTACTGCAAAAGTAGAGCAATCTTCTACCAAAGCTTCAAGTAAAGCAAGCAAGATGAATGAAAAATCTTCAAGTGAGATGAATCAAGCAAGCGAAGAAACTCAAACAAGTACTTCTAGTCAAGAAACAACTACAAGCAACAATGAGAATCAAGAAGCAACAGAGAAAAAGGAAACAGCAGCTGCAAGTGCCATTGATGTGAATGCTCTTATAAATGGAGATTTTTCAAGTATTGCAGGAACATGGCAAAATGATAAAGGAGAAACATTAGTATTTTCAAATGACGGATTGGTATCAGAAGATCGTCAACTACTAACAAATGATGTAGTTGCTGGACGTGCTCACTTTACGATCGCTCCAAAAGTTGTAGGAGAAGGTGGAGCATCAGGATTACTTGTTATGCCTACCGGTGTAGCAGCTCCAGGTGGAACAGTATATACACAAGATGCTATTGTGGTAGCTCAGTCAATGTCTGAAGAAGCTCATCCATACTACAAAACAAACTAA